The genome window ATCAGTAGGATCTATCAAAAGGGCGAAATCCAAAAGCCCTGCTTGCAGTTTATAGCGCAGTTGATCGCCACTACCACTAAAAAGATGAATATACGTCTCAGGATATCGCTCCCTCATCATCTTAGTAACCTTCGCCATTAAATGCATCGCTTGCGTCTCGCCGCAGCCAAGATACACATCGCCACTCACAATATTTTGACTATGTAATTCATATTTAGTTTTATCAACCATCGCTAAAACTTCTTTTGCCCGTTGCAAAAAATAATTTCCGTTTTCGGTCAAATAAAGATGGCGACTATCTCGCTCAGCTAATTTCACACCTAATTCTTTTTCTAACGATTGGAGCTGACGAGACAAGGCAGGTTGCGAAATATGAAGACGCTTTGCCGCTTTAGTGATATTACCCGTCTCAGCGATCGCAATAAAATTGGATAATTCCTGTAATTCCATTTAAGCCCCCATCAATAAGTTTCTTGCATAGCTTATCATACAATACTAGTATTTTACATTGATCAACAGCGAACATAAAATTAGAAATAGAAAGGAGCAGATTAAGATGAAAACAGTTTTGATTTTAGGAGCTAATGGGGCAACCGCCCAGATCGTAACTATGCGCCTCCTCGCGGAGACCACTTTTGATCTTCGGCTATATCTTCGTAACGCCGAGCGCTTAGCTCAATTTAATAATGAACCGCGGATTCAATTAATTGAAGGTGACATATTGGATGACCAATCCTTAAACAAAGCGATGACGAAGGTCGACCTCGTTTACTCTAATTTAGGAGGAGTCGATCTTGCTAATCTCACGACGCAGGTGTTAAAAACCATGAAAGAAAATAATTGTGAGCGTCTATTGTTCTATAGTGCTTTAGGCGCACTCCACGAAGTTCCAGGTAAATTTGGTGCATGGAATGAACAGGCAATTGCGGCGTATTTACCTGGATTTAGAGCATCTGATGAATTAATCAGAAATGAATCAGGAATCAACACAACGCAATTTCGACCAGCGTGGTTAACTAACAAGAAAGAAGTTAATTATGAAGTTACTTTAGAAGGAGAATCCTTTCAAGGAACAGAAATTTCGCGCGCCAGCGTTGCCGATTTTATCGTCAAATTGATTAAAGACCCTACTTTATACCCAAATACCAGCGTCGGACTAGATCAGCCTGGCACTGATGGTGATTACCCAGAATGGTTAAAAGAGTGAGCTATGGAAAAAACAATTGACGTTTTTGCTCATATCCTACTTGCCTCAGCGGGTAGCAAGTATGGAAGAACAGCAGCAAGAAATTATTTCGGTCGTTAATCTCAACCCCGAAGATTACGCTGATCCCGCAGAAGCGCTCAAATTATGCCAGCAAGGAAACTTGGAATTAAAATCAATCGTGCAGCACTATGATCAGTTTCCGGCTGCTGTCGCAATGGTTCCCATGAATAACGTCAAAGGCGCTTGTCAGATCATCGAAGAAGTTGCTGAAACCTCTGAACTGGCAGGAATTCAACTATTCACTCAAGCTTTGGGAAAACCTCTAACTTCTGAGGAATTTACATCGTTGTTCGAGCTAATGAATGAAATTCAAAAACCAATTTGGCTACATCCAGTTTTTGATCCTTTGAAACCAAACAATAATGTTACTTTCAGTTGGGAATATGAACTTACAATCGCGATGAACCAATTAGTTGAAGCGGGCTATTTGACCCATTATCCTAACTTAAAAATTATTGTCCACCACGCCGGAGCGATGATTCCCTTCTTTAGCGAACGAATTCTTTATACCGAGGGCGAGAAAAACTACCAACAATTCAAAAAATTCTATGTCGATACCGCTCTCTTGGGAAATCCCAAAGCCTTGGAATTGACAGTTGACTTTTTTGGCCTTGACCACGTCCTGTTTGGCACTGATTCACCGCTGGGAATTCCGCTGGTTGGACCAACCAAAGAGATTAAAACAGCCCTAAAGCAAACTAACTTGAGCCCCAGCAACTTAAACAAAATTTTTTATAAAAATTGGCAGCAAATGCCAAAAGGAGTCCGAAATGAACAATGAAGCAGTTGAGAACTTTAACGAATTATCCGCATCTTGGCTTAACGATGTTGACGTCCATTGTGCTGCCCACCTCGAAAATGATCGGCTGATCATTCCCTTAATTGCGGGAACCGTTCAAGGAGTAACCGATCAAATTAAAGATCTAACGAAAAAAGCCTTGGCAGCGCAGATTAAACCAGAAGTAATTGTCGAAGTTATCTATCAATTGGCACCCGTCGCCGGAATTCTGCGCGTTAAAGCCGCTTTAAGCGAAATTCAGCAAGTTTTTGACGAAGAAAATCTGACGTTACCGCCAATTCTAGTTGAAGAAGATCCCGAATTCGGAGCAAAGGTTCAGGCTGAGATTTACGGAACAGAGATTAAGAATTTGCTGAAAGATTTACCTGCGAAAGCTGGAAATTTCATTCCGCAAGCTTTGACCGAACATTTCTTCAACGATTTTTATGGCCGCAAAGTCCTCAGTGTCAAAGAGCGTGAACGCTACGAACTGCTCGCGCTAATTACCTTAAACGTTGATTTTCAAATTAAAGCTCATGCTCGCGGCAGTCTTAAAGCTGGCAATTCAGAAGCCGAACTGATCTGGTCAGTAATTCAGCTTTTGCCATATGTCGGCTTCCCTTTCGTTGTCAACAGCGTTCAAATCATTCATCAGGCCGCAAATTAAAAAAGCACTCCGAATCTGAAGTGCTTTTTTTAACTCATAGAATTAAATCTGGTAATTCACCTAAATTAGCAACTTGATAAGTACAAAGATTAGAATCTGGCACTGGCGCATGCGAGGGATTCAACCAACAACTATCAATTTCGTAATTGTAAGCCCCAAGGACGTCCTCTCCGTATGTATCACCAACCATCAATACCTGTTTTTTATCTGCGCAATGAAGATCACTTAAAATCAGATCGAAAAATTCTTTCCGTGGTTTTAAAGTTTGAACTCTTTGAGAAGTATAAACGTCCTTTAAAAATGGAGCGAGCTTAGAAGCTGCAACTCTAGCCGCTTGCGTATCTTGCTTTCCATTAGAAGCTGCATAGATATCACATTCTTCACTTAACTTTTGACAACAAGAAACCGCGCCTTCAGTCGGAGTGGTTTCTTTTTTTTGCATGTTTTGAAATCTTTCATCTAATTCTTTAGCCGAAACCCCGCAATTTTGTAAAAAAGGTAAATCAAAACGATTATCAAAAACATCGGAAAACTTGATCGCCCCTTTTCCAGCCTGAGCCCAAAGCCGGTGATTATTACTAATAAAAGTATTATATTGCTCATCAGTTGCTGCAAGATCGACACTCGCCAACAATTCACTAAACATTTTCCGCCAAGTTCCATCGCTTTCTAGCGTAAGCAATGTATCATCAATATCAAAAAGCACTATTTTATATTTCATCGATTTTCCTTTCAAATATCACTTTAATAATCCTGTTAACTGCCAAATTGGCACACTTAATTCAAAAATTATCATACAAATTCCAATATACATAAAC of Xylocopilactobacillus apicola contains these proteins:
- a CDS encoding LysR family transcriptional regulator, which codes for MELQELSNFIAIAETGNITKAAKRLHISQPALSRQLQSLEKELGVKLAERDSRHLYLTENGNYFLQRAKEVLAMVDKTKYELHSQNIVSGDVYLGCGETQAMHLMAKVTKMMRERYPETYIHLFSGSGDQLRYKLQAGLLDFALLIDPTDTKNYDFLSLNASDTWGILMHPTNPLTSKKVITPADVDGIPSIFPRQKYNFSQIENWLGHPISDDQIIGTYNLLFNAAVMVQEDVGMVYCLDRLINIVNVADLVYRPLSPALTTGINFIWLKNRTLSSAAAAFLEIMQEVIGR
- a CDS encoding NAD(P)H-binding protein; translated protein: MKTVLILGANGATAQIVTMRLLAETTFDLRLYLRNAERLAQFNNEPRIQLIEGDILDDQSLNKAMTKVDLVYSNLGGVDLANLTTQVLKTMKENNCERLLFYSALGALHEVPGKFGAWNEQAIAAYLPGFRASDELIRNESGINTTQFRPAWLTNKKEVNYEVTLEGESFQGTEISRASVADFIVKLIKDPTLYPNTSVGLDQPGTDGDYPEWLKE
- a CDS encoding amidohydrolase family protein; the encoded protein is MEEQQQEIISVVNLNPEDYADPAEALKLCQQGNLELKSIVQHYDQFPAAVAMVPMNNVKGACQIIEEVAETSELAGIQLFTQALGKPLTSEEFTSLFELMNEIQKPIWLHPVFDPLKPNNNVTFSWEYELTIAMNQLVEAGYLTHYPNLKIIVHHAGAMIPFFSERILYTEGEKNYQQFKKFYVDTALLGNPKALELTVDFFGLDHVLFGTDSPLGIPLVGPTKEIKTALKQTNLSPSNLNKIFYKNWQQMPKGVRNEQ
- a CDS encoding carboxymuconolactone decarboxylase family protein — translated: MNNEAVENFNELSASWLNDVDVHCAAHLENDRLIIPLIAGTVQGVTDQIKDLTKKALAAQIKPEVIVEVIYQLAPVAGILRVKAALSEIQQVFDEENLTLPPILVEEDPEFGAKVQAEIYGTEIKNLLKDLPAKAGNFIPQALTEHFFNDFYGRKVLSVKERERYELLALITLNVDFQIKAHARGSLKAGNSEAELIWSVIQLLPYVGFPFVVNSVQIIHQAAN
- a CDS encoding HAD family hydrolase; the protein is MKYKIVLFDIDDTLLTLESDGTWRKMFSELLASVDLAATDEQYNTFISNNHRLWAQAGKGAIKFSDVFDNRFDLPFLQNCGVSAKELDERFQNMQKKETTPTEGAVSCCQKLSEECDIYAASNGKQDTQAARVAASKLAPFLKDVYTSQRVQTLKPRKEFFDLILSDLHCADKKQVLMVGDTYGEDVLGAYNYEIDSCWLNPSHAPVPDSNLCTYQVANLGELPDLIL